AACCGTCATCAAACCAGCTTTTCGGTCTTCGTCGCCATGATGACGTCGTTCAGGTGGATGCCTCCGATGGCGTGTGTCCACCACGAAACCGTCACTTTGCCCCATTCGGTCAAAAGTGCCGGATGATGCCCCTCGGATTCGGCGAGCTGGCCAACCCTGACGGTAAAGTCGAGCGCATCGTTGAAATCCTTGAACGTAAAAACCCTCACAAGCTTCGGAGTACCGGAATCATCGACAACGTTCCAGTCCGGAATGTGGGAGAGCTGGCGTTGAAGCTCTTCCGGAGCCATGGGAGCTTCCGTCCCTTCGCAGGGCACACAATGTTTCTTTTCAAGCTGTGTCATGATGTATTCTCCCGTCTTGAGTTCCGCAGATCAGCCCCTTCTGGCTTCATTGGAGACGTCACCGGAGTGCGGTTTTGACCTCCCCGTTATTCTCAACTGCACCATCCATTCCAGAGTTGCACGCAGGGCTTTTCCGGAAACCGGAAACCCGCCTATCCCCCCTCTTTCTTTTCTTTTTTCCTTGCTATATTAGGCATCAGAAATTTCCAGCCACAACACTAGCCATCCTCCCCGCTCAACAGTTCAGGCATGTTTCCTCTTGTTTACGAAATCAATACGCGCGTCTGGCTGAGAGAGCTTTCGATCAGGCATGGGCAGACAATCACGCTTGCCAATGTGCCCGACGAGGAGCTGGAGCTGCTTCGCTGCGGCCGTTTCACCTTTGTGTGGCTGATGGGAGTCTGGAAACGAAGCTGCTACAGCGCGGCAATCGCAGCTTCGCACAAGGGGCTCCGCTCGGAGCTGCTCGATTACCTCCAGGACTTGCAGCCTG
This portion of the Chlorobaculum parvum NCIB 8327 genome encodes:
- a CDS encoding 4a-hydroxytetrahydrobiopterin dehydratase, which gives rise to MTQLEKKHCVPCEGTEAPMAPEELQRQLSHIPDWNVVDDSGTPKLVRVFTFKDFNDALDFTVRVGQLAESEGHHPALLTEWGKVTVSWWTHAIGGIHLNDVIMATKTEKLV